Proteins encoded together in one Thermomonospora curvata DSM 43183 window:
- a CDS encoding sensor histidine kinase — protein sequence MRSRIALLLVIPLLSLITLWGFAASLTLSGVLAKRNFNTLYDRVGTPSAAVAQVLEGERAAAAALMGDPSTENTRKFQEESAKLDAIVARFRNLAFSKEARDAVDEDGRRGLAALNEALDTLGTLRSQVRANAIDPVAAVDGYSRISDAAYQLLLTISDLNEVEIQRNTAAVMQASMARDMMLRQDALLAAVPADGRLTGAQRTAFARWAGSRAQFMAMSTVVFQGELQKPVQRLIGSPEFERYQSLEAGVVSHGVNTSGGVRLADWKASTAALAPMWWNTIHQTGEALNKRTHEIGDQIQLRFYLAGGVGLLAVIAAVTLSVLFTRSVSGELRRLQQAAYSLAHERLPRVVARLRRGEEVDVAAEAPRLAAGRTREIAEVADAFAVVQRTAIQTAVGEAELRKNINRVFINLSWRSQSLLQRQLKLLDTMERRASSPEELDDLFKLDHLTTRMRRHAEGLVILAGSPTVRAWDHPVPAEDVVRAAIAEVEDYTRVDAVVSSTDMIAGAVVADVIHLLAELIENATIFSPPTTEVVVRADAVANGLAVEIIDRGIGMHPEQLAELNQRLADPPEFDLADTEQLGLFVVARLAVRHGIKVSLQPSPYGGTTAVVLIPGSLVVSERQQARQEPVAVPAGPEGARQTHHPQPRHAPSGRLGRPVRDLPGTGPLASGGRHAAGRGGNGGHISGDTGPIGEATGPIGIVPATGPVEQGTGPLDVTPTEGEGPLPRRRRQENLVPQLRRDPSPQMSAAMDEEDFDEPSPEYSRDLMSSLQAGWMRGRDDDEETPDLDQWNERG from the coding sequence ATGCGGAGCCGGATCGCGTTGCTGCTCGTCATCCCGCTGCTCTCGCTGATCACGCTGTGGGGGTTCGCCGCGAGCCTCACCCTGTCGGGCGTGCTGGCCAAACGGAACTTCAACACCCTCTACGACCGCGTCGGCACCCCGAGCGCCGCCGTCGCCCAGGTGCTCGAAGGGGAGCGCGCCGCGGCGGCCGCCCTGATGGGGGACCCGAGCACCGAGAACACCCGCAAGTTCCAGGAGGAGTCGGCCAAACTGGACGCGATCGTCGCCCGCTTCCGCAACCTGGCCTTCTCCAAAGAGGCCCGGGACGCGGTCGACGAGGACGGCCGGCGGGGCCTGGCCGCGCTCAACGAGGCGCTCGACACCCTCGGCACGCTGCGCTCACAGGTCAGGGCGAACGCCATCGACCCGGTGGCGGCCGTGGACGGCTACAGCCGGATCAGCGACGCGGCCTACCAGCTGCTGCTCACCATCTCCGACCTCAACGAGGTGGAGATCCAGCGGAACACCGCCGCGGTGATGCAGGCGTCCATGGCCCGCGACATGATGCTGCGCCAGGACGCCCTGCTGGCGGCGGTCCCCGCCGACGGCCGGCTGACCGGCGCCCAGCGCACCGCCTTCGCCCGGTGGGCCGGCAGCCGCGCCCAGTTCATGGCCATGTCGACCGTCGTCTTCCAGGGCGAGCTGCAAAAGCCCGTGCAGCGGCTGATCGGCTCCCCGGAGTTCGAGCGCTACCAGTCGCTGGAGGCCGGCGTGGTCTCCCACGGGGTGAATACCAGCGGCGGGGTCCGGCTGGCCGACTGGAAGGCCAGCACCGCGGCGCTGGCGCCGATGTGGTGGAACACCATCCACCAGACCGGTGAGGCGCTCAACAAGCGCACCCACGAGATCGGCGACCAGATCCAGCTGCGCTTCTACCTGGCCGGCGGGGTCGGCCTGCTGGCCGTCATCGCCGCGGTGACGCTGTCGGTGCTGTTCACCCGCAGCGTCTCCGGGGAGCTGCGCCGGCTGCAGCAGGCCGCCTACAGCCTGGCCCACGAACGGCTGCCGCGCGTGGTGGCGCGGCTGCGCCGCGGTGAAGAGGTGGACGTGGCGGCCGAGGCGCCCCGCCTGGCGGCCGGCCGCACCAGGGAGATCGCCGAGGTCGCCGACGCCTTCGCCGTCGTCCAGCGCACCGCCATCCAGACCGCCGTCGGCGAGGCCGAGCTGCGCAAGAACATCAACCGGGTCTTCATCAACCTGTCCTGGCGCAGCCAGTCCCTGCTGCAGCGGCAGCTGAAGCTGCTGGACACCATGGAGCGCCGCGCCTCCAGCCCCGAGGAGCTGGACGACCTGTTCAAGCTGGACCACCTGACCACCCGCATGCGGCGGCACGCCGAGGGCCTGGTGATCCTGGCCGGCTCGCCGACCGTGCGGGCCTGGGACCACCCGGTGCCGGCCGAGGACGTCGTCCGCGCCGCCATCGCCGAGGTGGAGGACTACACCCGGGTGGACGCCGTCGTCTCCTCGACCGACATGATCGCCGGTGCCGTGGTCGCCGACGTGATCCACCTGCTGGCCGAGCTGATCGAGAACGCCACCATCTTCTCCCCGCCCACCACCGAGGTGGTGGTGCGGGCCGACGCCGTGGCCAACGGACTGGCCGTGGAGATCATCGACCGCGGCATCGGCATGCACCCCGAGCAGCTGGCCGAGCTCAACCAGCGCCTGGCCGACCCGCCGGAGTTCGACCTGGCCGACACCGAGCAGCTGGGCCTGTTCGTGGTCGCCCGCCTGGCCGTCCGGCACGGCATCAAGGTCTCCCTGCAGCCGTCGCCCTACGGCGGCACCACCGCGGTCGTGCTGATCCCCGGCTCGCTGGTGGTCTCCGAACGGCAGCAGGCCCGGCAGGAACCGGTGGCGGTGCCGGCCGGGCCGGAGGGCGCCCGCCAGACCCACCACCCCCAGCCGCGGCACGCCCCCTCCGGCCGGCTGGGCCGCCCGGTGCGCGACCTGCCCGGCACCGGCCCGCTGGCCTCCGGCGGCCGCCACGCCGCCGGGAGGGGCGGCAACGGCGGGCACATCAGCGGCGATACCGGCCCCATCGGCGAGGCCACCGGGCCGATCGGCATCGTCCCGGCCACCGGCCCGGTCGAGCAGGGCACCGGCCCGCTCGATGTGACCCCCACAGAGGGCGAAGGTCCATTGCCGCGCCGCCGCCGGCAGGAAAACCTGGTGCCGCAGCTGCGCAGGGACCCCTCCCCGCAGATGTCCGCCGCGATGGACGAGGAGGACTTCGACGAGCCCAGCCCGGAGTACAGCCGTGACCTGATGTCGTCGCTGCAGGCCGGCTGGATGCGCGGCCGCGACGACGATGAGGAAACACCGGATCTCGATCAATGGAATGAGCGGGGGTAA
- a CDS encoding arabinan endo-1,5-alpha-L-arabinosidase, protein MIGVCSRRIRRGVLAVGLAAATALAMAGPARAAYPEPGLVRGDVFVHDPTMIRAADGTYYVYSTHNGLEARSSTNRIDFSHAGSALPAGASWATAYSGDPRELWAPDVSYQGGRYLMYYSASTFGSNNSAIGLAVSDSGRPGTWRDRGRVITSSSRDDYNAIDPQLTVDAQGRWWLAFGSWWTGIKLIRIDPATGNRHSDRTIYSLARRSRDDLGIEAPHIIYRNGYYYLFTSWDLCCRGTSSTYRIMVGRSRSITGPYVDRSGRPLLSGGGTQVLASHGNRVIGPGGQSVLRDGNQDLLVYHYYDRTDGGRHKLGINYLGFDAAGWPYVW, encoded by the coding sequence ATGATCGGCGTTTGTTCCAGGCGGATCCGCCGCGGCGTCCTGGCGGTGGGGCTGGCCGCCGCCACCGCGTTGGCGATGGCGGGCCCGGCCCGTGCGGCCTATCCGGAGCCGGGACTGGTGCGGGGCGACGTCTTCGTGCACGACCCCACGATGATCCGCGCCGCGGACGGCACCTACTACGTGTACTCGACCCACAACGGGCTGGAGGCGCGTTCGTCCACCAACCGGATCGATTTCTCTCACGCCGGCTCGGCGCTGCCCGCCGGGGCGTCATGGGCGACCGCCTACAGCGGCGACCCCCGTGAACTGTGGGCGCCGGACGTGTCCTACCAGGGCGGCCGGTACCTGATGTACTACTCGGCCTCCACCTTCGGCTCCAACAATTCGGCGATCGGGCTGGCGGTCAGCGACAGCGGCCGCCCGGGCACCTGGCGCGACCGGGGACGGGTGATCACCTCCTCGTCCCGCGACGACTACAACGCCATCGACCCGCAGCTGACGGTGGACGCCCAGGGCCGCTGGTGGCTGGCGTTCGGCTCCTGGTGGACGGGCATCAAGCTGATCCGCATCGACCCGGCCACCGGCAACCGGCACAGCGACCGCACCATCTACTCCCTGGCCCGCCGCAGCAGGGACGACCTGGGCATCGAGGCCCCGCACATCATCTACCGCAACGGCTACTACTACCTGTTCACCTCCTGGGACCTGTGCTGCCGGGGCACCTCCAGCACCTACCGCATCATGGTCGGCCGTTCCCGCTCCATCACCGGCCCCTACGTCGACCGTTCCGGGCGGCCGCTGCTCAGCGGCGGCGGCACCCAGGTCCTGGCCTCCCACGGCAACCGGGTGATCGGTCCCGGCGGCCAGAGCGTCCTGCGCGACGGCAACCAGGACCTGCTGGTCTACCACTACTACGACCGCACCGACGGCGGCCGTCACAAGCTCGGCATCAACTACCTGGGCTTCGACGCCGCGGGCTGGCCGTATGTGTGGTGA
- a CDS encoding Hsp20/alpha crystallin family protein, translating to MSTQVRRRSSGLLPAFADFPDLFPEFFDRVESPLALLRGFTGQLIRVEDYVEGDDYIVRAELPGVDPDKDIEITVSDDALHIRAERQEEYREGRRSEFRYGSFSRTLPLPKGVNADSVKASYDKGVLTVTVPLPKEPKAEAKRVAIKKK from the coding sequence ATGAGCACTCAGGTACGTCGCCGCTCAAGCGGACTGCTGCCCGCTTTCGCCGACTTCCCCGACCTGTTCCCGGAATTCTTCGACAGGGTCGAGTCGCCGCTGGCGCTGCTGCGCGGTTTCACCGGCCAGCTCATCCGGGTGGAGGACTACGTCGAGGGCGATGACTACATCGTGCGGGCCGAGCTGCCCGGCGTCGACCCCGACAAGGACATCGAGATCACCGTCTCCGACGACGCCCTGCACATCCGCGCCGAGCGGCAGGAGGAGTACCGGGAGGGACGGCGCTCTGAGTTCCGCTACGGGTCGTTCTCGCGGACGCTGCCGCTGCCCAAGGGCGTCAACGCCGACAGCGTGAAGGCCTCCTACGACAAGGGCGTCCTCACCGTCACGGTGCCGCTGCCCAAGGAGCCCAAGGCCGAGGCCAAGCGCGTGGCCATCAAGAAGAAGTGA
- a CDS encoding SpoIIE family protein phosphatase codes for MGGGAGSSGEFDPEAIEALLVRTVRRVGAGSCMLYLLLPEEQVLRLAVLSGITPEIVQSWKRVPLSWSLPITQAIQEHRPVWLTSQGDLSRDYPQLAFVLPYLFTMVALPITAEGTDLGVLVLQWPASHPPGPSPAEQERLDKTCHRLADLLQQAFASGWPEPSALEPRVVASHPSHLASPAEAAAAVELVERLPEGFCSLDLEGRLTFLNSTAANLLGKPRTQLLGRPPWKELPWLQDPVYEDRYQAALVSRQVTSFSARPPGGRWLSFELYPDSQGVSVRITPTTTPEGAEEPPRPAAAAPRRRLRPGALYQLVQLAAMFTEAVGVQDVVDLVADQIMPAFDAQGLVLFELENNRLRAIGFRGYSPEAVDQLNVISLKTPLTPVERMAARGSPVFIESPEEVEENYPGIPRLTGKAAWAVLPLVVSGRMTGCCLLSYDRPHEFSPEERTILTSLAGLIAQALARARLYDTKHDLAHSLQSTLLPTVLPTVPGLDVAARYLPATRGMDIGGDFYDLIHLDDETAAAVIGDVQGHNVTAAALMGQVRTAVHAHAAAGAGPGDVLSHTNRLLTDLSPGLFTSCLYAHIDLKNERMHLASAGHLPPLLRHPDGSTEVLWVDPGLLLGIEQDVEYPTTEVPLPARSVLVLYTDGLVESPDVDMDTAMEGLADVLSQAGQAPADYLATALVEYRRRLNALDDDIALLLLNAQP; via the coding sequence ATGGGTGGCGGTGCCGGGTCTTCCGGTGAGTTCGACCCCGAGGCGATCGAGGCGCTGCTGGTCCGGACGGTGCGGCGGGTGGGTGCCGGTTCCTGCATGCTGTACCTGCTGCTGCCGGAAGAGCAGGTGCTGCGGCTGGCCGTGCTCAGCGGGATCACCCCGGAGATCGTCCAGTCGTGGAAACGCGTCCCGCTGAGCTGGTCGCTGCCGATCACCCAGGCGATCCAGGAGCACCGCCCGGTCTGGCTGACCAGCCAGGGCGACCTGTCCCGCGACTACCCGCAGCTGGCGTTCGTGCTGCCCTACCTGTTCACGATGGTCGCCCTCCCGATCACCGCAGAAGGCACCGACCTGGGGGTGCTGGTGCTGCAGTGGCCGGCCTCCCACCCGCCCGGCCCTTCCCCGGCCGAGCAGGAGCGGCTCGACAAGACCTGCCACCGCCTGGCGGACCTGCTGCAGCAGGCCTTCGCGTCCGGCTGGCCGGAGCCGTCCGCCCTCGAACCGCGCGTGGTCGCCTCCCACCCGTCCCACCTGGCCTCCCCCGCCGAGGCCGCGGCCGCGGTCGAGCTCGTCGAGCGCCTTCCCGAGGGATTTTGCTCGCTGGACCTGGAGGGGCGGCTCACCTTCCTCAACAGCACCGCCGCCAACCTGCTGGGAAAGCCCAGGACGCAACTGCTGGGCAGGCCGCCGTGGAAGGAGCTGCCCTGGCTGCAGGACCCGGTCTATGAGGACCGCTACCAGGCGGCCCTGGTCAGCCGGCAGGTCACGTCCTTCAGCGCCCGTCCCCCCGGCGGCCGGTGGCTGTCCTTTGAGCTGTACCCCGACTCCCAGGGGGTCAGCGTGCGCATCACCCCCACCACCACACCGGAGGGGGCAGAGGAACCGCCCAGGCCCGCCGCGGCGGCCCCCCGGCGGCGGCTGCGCCCCGGCGCGCTCTACCAGCTGGTGCAGCTGGCCGCCATGTTCACCGAGGCGGTGGGGGTCCAGGACGTGGTCGACCTGGTCGCCGACCAGATCATGCCTGCCTTCGACGCCCAGGGGCTGGTGCTGTTCGAACTGGAGAACAACCGGCTGCGCGCCATCGGCTTTCGCGGGTACTCCCCGGAGGCGGTGGACCAGCTCAACGTGATCTCCCTGAAGACCCCGCTCACCCCGGTGGAGCGGATGGCGGCACGGGGCTCGCCGGTCTTCATCGAGTCCCCGGAAGAGGTGGAGGAGAACTACCCCGGCATCCCGCGGCTGACGGGCAAGGCGGCCTGGGCCGTCCTGCCGCTGGTCGTCTCAGGCCGGATGACCGGGTGCTGCCTGCTGTCCTACGACCGGCCGCACGAGTTCTCCCCCGAAGAGCGCACCATCTTGACCTCGCTGGCCGGGCTCATCGCCCAGGCGCTGGCCCGCGCCCGGCTGTATGACACCAAGCACGACCTCGCCCACAGCCTGCAGTCCACCCTGCTGCCCACCGTCCTGCCCACCGTGCCGGGGCTGGATGTGGCCGCCCGCTACCTGCCGGCCACCCGCGGCATGGACATCGGCGGCGACTTCTATGACCTGATCCACCTGGACGACGAAACCGCCGCCGCCGTGATCGGGGACGTGCAGGGCCACAACGTCACCGCCGCCGCCCTCATGGGCCAGGTCCGCACCGCCGTGCACGCCCACGCGGCGGCGGGGGCCGGCCCCGGGGACGTGCTCTCCCACACCAACCGGCTGCTGACCGACCTGAGCCCGGGGCTGTTCACCAGCTGCCTGTACGCCCACATCGATCTGAAGAACGAGCGGATGCACCTGGCCTCGGCCGGGCATCTGCCGCCGCTGCTGCGGCACCCCGACGGGAGCACCGAGGTGCTGTGGGTCGATCCCGGGCTGCTGCTCGGCATCGAGCAGGACGTCGAGTACCCCACCACCGAGGTGCCGCTGCCGGCCCGTTCGGTCCTGGTCCTGTACACCGACGGCCTGGTGGAATCGCCGGACGTCGACATGGACACGGCGATGGAGGGGCTGGCCGACGTGCTCTCGCAGGCCGGGCAGGCCCCGGCGGATTACCTGGCCACCGCCCTGGTGGAGTACCGCCGGCGGCTCAACGCGCTCGACGACGACATCGCCCTGCTGTTGCTGAACGCCCAGCCGTAG
- a CDS encoding CBS domain-containing protein → MLVREAMTSPVVTVSPDATVRQAIRVLYEHNITAAPVVDDSGAMVGIVSEMDLLRGEFAADPRAFARPVAGPHEPPPRLVRDVMITDVRTAQPTTDVAELAEMMMRTAIKSVPVLDGDTLVGMVSRRDLMAVLARGDARIRDDVLSALAELMPGGHDWTAEVTDGVVRLSGPAGDENARHIAETIARTVPGVTRVLLEEPA, encoded by the coding sequence ATGCTCGTCCGAGAGGCCATGACCTCCCCCGTGGTGACGGTGTCGCCGGACGCGACCGTCCGCCAGGCGATCCGGGTGCTGTATGAGCACAACATCACCGCGGCGCCCGTGGTGGACGACAGCGGCGCCATGGTCGGCATCGTCAGCGAGATGGACCTGCTGCGCGGGGAGTTCGCCGCCGATCCGCGCGCCTTCGCCCGGCCGGTGGCCGGGCCGCACGAGCCGCCGCCGCGCCTGGTGCGGGACGTCATGATCACCGATGTGCGCACCGCGCAGCCCACCACCGACGTGGCCGAGCTGGCCGAGATGATGATGCGGACCGCCATCAAGAGCGTGCCCGTGCTGGACGGCGACACCCTGGTCGGCATGGTCAGCCGCCGGGACCTGATGGCGGTGCTGGCCCGCGGCGACGCCCGCATCCGCGACGACGTGCTGTCGGCGCTGGCCGAGCTGATGCCCGGCGGCCACGACTGGACCGCCGAGGTCACCGACGGGGTGGTGCGGCTGAGCGGCCCGGCCGGCGATGAGAACGCCCGGCACATCGCCGAGACCATCGCCCGGACCGTGCCCGGGGTCACCCGCGTCCTGCTGGAGGAGCCGGCCTGA
- a CDS encoding AAA family ATPase, with protein sequence MDTTTDHAADRDRAAAVSETHTGIVFFAGERAYKVKKPVDLGFVDLTTRRERRRVCHREVELNRRFAGDVYLGVAELSGPGDEPPEPIVVMRRMPAGRRLATLVAARRPVEEPLRAVARTLAAWHAQAPRGPHISEQGSRDALRQRWRDSFEQVRPFHGRSIGAAEAAEIEERVLRFLAGREPLFRSRIQAGRIVDGHGDLMATDIFCLDDGPRILDCLEFDDRLRWLDGLDDASFLAMDLERLGAPGLAERFLYWYAEYAADPAPASLRHHYVAYRAFVRAKVACLRHAQGDAAAAAQIDPLTELTLRHLRAGAVGLILVGGLPGTGKSTLARSLGDRLGCAVLNSDVVRKELAGIPPDQSAAAPYGTGIYSPAHTERTYATLLGRAETLLEQGESVVLDASWTVAEHRTLARLLARRTHADLFALRCEAPPALAEQRMRGQDGRPLRRRPRDRGGHGRPQRPLARGRRHRHLRPRRQGRRAGAVDRAPARRRARVAPPPATAAGLRRARCGRGPSSGRMGTKAHPGARSAR encoded by the coding sequence ATGGACACCACCACGGACCACGCCGCCGACCGCGACCGGGCCGCCGCGGTCAGCGAGACCCACACCGGGATCGTCTTCTTCGCCGGCGAGCGGGCCTACAAGGTCAAAAAGCCGGTCGATCTGGGTTTCGTCGACCTGACCACCCGGCGGGAGCGCCGGCGGGTGTGCCACCGGGAGGTGGAGCTGAACCGGCGTTTCGCCGGCGACGTGTACCTGGGGGTCGCCGAGCTGTCCGGGCCGGGCGACGAACCGCCCGAGCCGATCGTGGTGATGCGCCGCATGCCGGCCGGGCGCCGGCTGGCGACGCTGGTGGCCGCGCGCCGGCCGGTGGAGGAGCCGCTGCGGGCGGTCGCCCGCACACTGGCGGCCTGGCACGCCCAGGCGCCGCGCGGCCCGCACATCAGCGAGCAGGGGTCGCGGGACGCGCTGCGGCAGCGCTGGCGGGACAGCTTCGAGCAGGTCCGGCCCTTCCACGGCCGCTCGATCGGCGCGGCCGAGGCCGCCGAGATCGAAGAGCGCGTCCTGCGCTTCCTGGCCGGGCGCGAGCCGCTGTTCCGGTCGCGGATCCAGGCCGGACGCATCGTCGACGGCCACGGGGACCTGATGGCCACCGACATCTTCTGCCTGGACGACGGGCCGCGCATCCTGGACTGCCTGGAGTTCGACGACCGGCTGCGCTGGCTGGACGGCCTCGACGACGCCTCCTTCCTGGCCATGGACCTGGAACGGCTGGGCGCCCCCGGCCTGGCCGAGCGTTTCCTGTACTGGTACGCCGAGTACGCCGCCGACCCGGCGCCGGCCTCGCTGCGGCACCACTATGTGGCCTACCGGGCCTTCGTCCGCGCCAAGGTCGCCTGCCTGCGCCACGCCCAGGGCGATGCGGCCGCCGCCGCGCAGATCGACCCGCTCACCGAGCTGACGCTGCGGCACCTGCGGGCCGGGGCGGTGGGGCTGATCCTGGTCGGCGGGCTGCCCGGCACCGGCAAGTCCACGCTGGCCCGTTCGCTGGGCGACCGGCTCGGCTGCGCCGTGCTCAACAGCGACGTGGTCCGCAAGGAGCTGGCCGGCATCCCGCCGGACCAGTCGGCCGCCGCCCCCTACGGCACGGGCATCTACAGCCCCGCCCACACCGAACGCACGTACGCGACCTTGCTGGGCCGGGCCGAGACGCTGCTGGAGCAGGGCGAGAGCGTGGTGCTCGACGCCTCCTGGACGGTGGCCGAGCACCGCACCCTGGCCCGCCTGCTGGCCCGCCGCACCCACGCCGACCTGTTCGCCCTGCGCTGTGAGGCCCCGCCGGCGCTGGCCGAGCAGCGCATGCGGGGCCAGGACGGGCGGCCCCTCCGACGCCGACCCCGAGATCGCGGCGGCCATGGCCGCCCGCAGCGCCCCCTGGCCCGAGGCCGACGTCATCGACACCTCCGGCCCCGCCGACAAGGCCGTCGAGCAGGCGCTGTCGATCGTGCGCCCGCACGGCGCCGAGCACGTGTGGCCCCGCCGCCCGCAACTGCCGCCGGGCTGAGGCGAGCGCGCTGCGGCCGCGGGCCCTCATCCGGCCGGATGGGAACGAAGGCTCATCCAGGGGCGCGCAGCGCCCGGTAA
- a CDS encoding enoyl-CoA hydratase-related protein — protein sequence MENTEETVLVRQERSVAVVTLNRPQVLNAMTKQMAMEYAHALREADADPQVRAIVVTGAGRGFCAGADLAILNQGPQAIRTFLPPAEDLPHLALRLRTPVIAAVNGPVAGIGFAYMLGSDVRFAARGVKMTTSFSRLGLVAEYGLSWLLPRLIGASRAMELLLSGRTLDAEEAERIGLVHRVVEPERLLAEAVDYAADLASGCSPHSLATIKAQVWADLERGHDEALAETLKLMDASFDGPDLAEALAARREKRPPVFAPLQ from the coding sequence ATGGAGAACACCGAAGAGACCGTGCTGGTGCGCCAGGAGCGTTCGGTGGCGGTGGTCACGCTCAACCGGCCGCAGGTGCTCAACGCCATGACCAAGCAGATGGCGATGGAGTACGCGCACGCGCTGCGGGAGGCCGACGCCGACCCGCAGGTGCGGGCCATCGTGGTGACCGGGGCCGGCCGGGGCTTTTGCGCCGGCGCCGACCTGGCGATCCTCAACCAGGGCCCGCAGGCCATCCGGACGTTCCTGCCGCCGGCAGAAGACCTGCCCCACCTGGCGCTGCGGCTGCGCACCCCGGTGATCGCGGCCGTCAACGGCCCGGTGGCCGGCATCGGTTTCGCCTACATGCTCGGCAGCGACGTGCGCTTTGCGGCCCGGGGAGTGAAGATGACCACCAGCTTCTCCCGGCTGGGACTGGTCGCCGAGTACGGGCTGTCGTGGCTGCTGCCCCGGCTGATCGGCGCCTCGCGGGCGATGGAGCTGTTGCTGTCGGGCCGGACGCTGGACGCCGAGGAGGCCGAGCGGATCGGGCTGGTGCACCGGGTGGTCGAGCCGGAGCGGCTGCTGGCTGAGGCCGTGGACTACGCCGCCGACCTGGCCTCCGGCTGCTCGCCGCACTCGCTGGCGACGATCAAGGCCCAGGTGTGGGCCGACCTGGAACGCGGGCACGATGAGGCGCTGGCCGAGACGCTGAAACTGATGGACGCCTCCTTCGACGGCCCGGACCTGGCCGAGGCGCTCGCGGCCCGCCGCGAAAAGCGCCCGCCGGTCTTCGCGCCGCTGCAGTGA
- a CDS encoding TetR/AcrR family transcriptional regulator, which produces MAVPPKQAAAERARIMEAAYRCLADSDGATASITDILSTAGLSTRAFYRHFDSKDGLLLAMFRRDADRLLAELREATSAAATPAEALRVMAHVMLRLTADPRRRRRVLVLTSAEARRARGYAAEHQRFVAAQEAAIAEILRAGRADGSFPWADPEGDARFIQAALGQAFMEQMTQTARLGPAEAADQVVGFALRALGAPAGRRD; this is translated from the coding sequence GTGGCCGTGCCGCCGAAGCAGGCCGCCGCCGAGCGGGCGCGCATCATGGAGGCCGCCTACCGTTGCCTGGCCGACAGCGATGGCGCGACCGCGTCGATCACGGACATCCTCAGCACCGCGGGACTGTCGACCCGTGCCTTCTACCGGCACTTCGACTCCAAGGACGGGCTGCTGCTGGCCATGTTCCGCCGGGACGCCGACCGCCTGCTGGCAGAGCTGCGGGAGGCGACGTCCGCGGCGGCCACTCCGGCCGAAGCACTGCGCGTGATGGCCCATGTGATGCTGCGCCTGACGGCCGACCCGCGCCGCCGGCGGCGGGTGCTGGTGCTGACCTCCGCAGAAGCCCGGCGGGCCCGCGGTTACGCCGCCGAGCACCAGCGCTTCGTGGCCGCCCAGGAGGCGGCCATCGCCGAGATCCTGCGGGCCGGCCGGGCGGACGGCTCCTTCCCCTGGGCCGATCCGGAAGGCGACGCCCGTTTCATCCAGGCGGCGCTGGGTCAGGCGTTCATGGAGCAGATGACACAGACCGCCCGCCTCGGCCCCGCCGAGGCCGCCGACCAGGTGGTCGGCTTCGCCCTGCGCGCCCTCGGCGCGCCCGCCGGGCGGCGGGACTGA
- a CDS encoding NAD(P)-dependent alcohol dehydrogenase, producing MRALRLMRWNSEPELVELPEPEPGPGQVVIRVGGAGACHSDLHLMHDFQPGQMPWDPPFTLGHENAGWVHALGEGVTGLEIGQPVAVYGPWGCGFCERCRVGVETYCENTSASPAPGGGGGLGADGGMSEFMLIPHPRFLVPLPDGLDPVSAAPITDAGLTPYHAIRRSWGKLPPGSTAVVIGVGGLGHMGVQILKATTAARIIAVDTREAALKLALASGADQALLSGKDTAAEIRSATGGRGADVILDFVGSDATLAMAGAAARMVGDITIVGIAGGTLPVSFFSPPYEVSVQSTYWGSRPELIEVLDLAARGLVSPTIVTYPLERAVEAYRRLQAGELSGRAVITPS from the coding sequence ATGCGCGCATTGCGGTTGATGCGGTGGAACTCCGAACCGGAGCTGGTGGAGCTTCCCGAGCCCGAGCCCGGCCCGGGCCAGGTGGTGATCCGGGTCGGCGGCGCCGGCGCCTGCCATTCCGACCTGCACCTGATGCACGACTTCCAGCCCGGTCAGATGCCCTGGGACCCGCCGTTCACCCTCGGCCACGAGAACGCCGGCTGGGTCCATGCGCTCGGCGAGGGGGTCACCGGGCTGGAGATCGGGCAGCCGGTCGCCGTCTACGGCCCCTGGGGGTGCGGTTTCTGTGAGCGCTGCCGGGTCGGCGTGGAGACCTACTGCGAGAACACCTCGGCCTCGCCGGCCCCCGGCGGCGGTGGCGGGCTCGGAGCCGACGGCGGCATGTCCGAGTTCATGCTCATCCCGCATCCCCGGTTCCTGGTTCCGCTGCCGGACGGGCTGGACCCGGTGTCGGCCGCGCCGATCACCGACGCCGGGCTCACCCCCTACCACGCGATCCGCCGCTCCTGGGGCAAGCTCCCGCCGGGCAGCACCGCCGTGGTCATCGGGGTCGGCGGGCTCGGCCACATGGGGGTGCAGATCCTCAAGGCGACGACCGCCGCCCGCATCATCGCGGTCGACACCCGCGAGGCGGCGCTCAAACTCGCCCTGGCCTCCGGCGCCGATCAGGCCTTGCTCTCCGGGAAGGACACCGCGGCGGAGATCCGCTCGGCCACCGGGGGCCGCGGCGCCGATGTGATCTTGGATTTCGTGGGCTCCGACGCCACCTTGGCCATGGCCGGGGCCGCGGCCCGGATGGTCGGCGATATCACCATCGTCGGCATCGCCGGCGGCACGCTGCCGGTGTCGTTCTTCTCCCCGCCGTATGAGGTCTCGGTGCAGAGCACCTACTGGGGCAGCCGCCCGGAACTGATCGAGGTCCTCGACCTGGCCGCCCGCGGGCTGGTCAGCCCGACGATCGTCACCTACCCGCTGGAGCGGGCGGTGGAGGCCTACCGGCGGCTGCAGGCCGGGGAGCTCAGCGGACGCGCCGTGATCACCCCGTCCTGA